A window from Kluyveromyces lactis strain NRRL Y-1140 chromosome E complete sequence encodes these proteins:
- the PEP1 gene encoding type I sorting receptor (similar to uniprot|P32319 Saccharomyces cerevisiae YBL017C PEP1 Type I transmembrane sorting receptor for multiple vacuolar hydrolases cycles between the late-Golgi and prevacuolar endosome-like compartments), with protein sequence MFWWNILIWLGLWNFLPVLAQDFKPKVSFHSDVDTHGRLSILGFDDSRVVLKLLRGVELYRSEDNGVTWDSVGLPLSSDNKPQEWNHLVLDRIYKADVAYLSGENGVLATGDKGKSWKQLTFLDADNHKIDFSDYSNVGDENRKPIINVEIESHPTNKNARIINIYELGKLDGKFTLRQISFYSKDGNNFKLASSGSKSNDDSNPLNMFCSFVQKSSKSKLYKLKDKVICQESTVLSPFGDVSSKLYITDVNFKSLSPFAEQLQDLSPASTFISDNHLFILTLSDRFNENSAANLWRLEDDSTDKFEQISLGTQIRKSLMDVNEIDGRAIITIYHRERNKDGDNNDDEDKSPFEDIFSGSIEALISDSYGKNFRHLSFDEQKASSLTLSTSIFVKKTMFATWTNTMRDFGFFDFRSKVSFDLGNTWSKLKVSDPEGKWNYNCDINSDSNDCGFQMFIVYGGGVEGDSDIFSPGIIAAIGDVYEENPSGDFLKMGTFISRDDGSTWEKVLDFPSRVVMGDYGNIILAVPFDPESDKDPQSEFYFSLDQGKTFQEYQLDKSFYPTELLPSALDGSGNSFMLVGTIMSEDYQNLESVSYVVDFSDAFKGASCKTSDMEDWYYSNGQCVDGTILKFRRRKQDAQCLIKTTYKDLTFEEELCGCSELDYECADDFSIDSAGKCVPDFSKASLMEKCESKKSIQLEPKKISKTTKCKRPQNIIKEEISCAAVPAPSNVKVTENKFSSIFKSYQYFDTFVRESILFRTDKSEAYVSHDGGQNIKQIQTGGEDILEINFNPFFNSSAYLFGKNKNLFATHDYGLSFKVTELPAGRQLGFPLSFHAKDIQTFIYYGGESCESFFDPNCHAVAYITRDGGASFEKLLEGASNCEFLESAVESPRVENGIVCMVKDKSTGARSYVSSTDYFKTQTVLYSDILGFMSTGGYIVVAVSHGERQLRAYLTIDGVEYSEAVLPADLDSYEQKAFTVLGSQEGAIFMHMTTNLDKNEEFGALLKSNTEGTSFVILERAVNRNSFGFVDFEKIQGLEGIILINTVANAKEIVESKDKTSQKKLKTKITFNDGADWTYIKPPSVDSEGKKYNCNPKNLEKCSLNLHGFTERKDVRDTYSSGSAIGYMFALGNVGEYLTPVSEASTFMTNDGGISWSEVKKGSYQWEYGDHGSVLVLVKDNEPTDTVSYSINGGKTWKDYQFASEKINVYDLVTVPRDSAMRFLVIGSSVNVRGEETRTYTLDFVDMFSRQCQYSKDDLKDFEYISLSHPNTKECLFGHKAKYLRKKSDDCYVGMAPLEDKFRIFANCSCTRNDYECDYNFMRVSDGTCKLIDGLKPADPKDICSKDNSLIEYFEPTGYRKIALSTCNGGLMLANSDSPHPCPGKEKEFKEKYKVNHTSFLAIWIFAVLIFTGMLSFIYYRGIKRNGGFARFGEIRLGDDDLIEENNTDRAVNTVLRNGVFLFSNVYTGLQYFGHQVGNFFKRGLSRFGNTTGPSYQSLLHDQFLDDADDLLVGHDEDADDLASFIENEGNFEIGNDEEVDLSSDTPTHAPYSDNPEEANPHEST encoded by the coding sequence ATGTTTTGGTGGAATATCCTTATTTGGCTGGGGCTTTGGAACTTTCTGCCCGTTTTGGCTCAGGATTTTAAACCCAAGGTATCGTTCCATTCGGATGTAGACACGCATGGCCGCTTGTCTATCCTCGGATTTGATGATTCGAGAGTAGTTCTTAAACTTCTTCGTGGTGTTGAGCTTTATAGAAGTGAGGATAATGGTGTTACTTGGGATTCGGTGGGATTGCCCCTTTCGTCTGATAACAAACCTCAGGAATGGAATCACTTGGTACTAGATCGGATTTATAAAGCAGATGTTGCATATTTGAGTGGTGAAAACGGCGTTTTAGCTACCGGTGATAAAGGGAAATCTTGGAAACAGTTAACTTTCCTAGACGCAGATAATCATAAGATAGACTTCTCTGATTATTCGAACGTCGGCGATGAAAATCGTAAACCGATTATCAACGTTGAAATCGAGTCACATCCCACAAATAAGAATGCAagaattatcaatatctaTGAACTAGGTAAACTGGATGGTAAATTTACCTTAAGGCAGATTTCGTTTTATTCCAAAGATGgtaacaatttcaaattggCCAGCTCTGGTTCTAAAAGTAATGATGATTCAAACCCTTTAAACATGTTTTGTTCATTCGTACagaaatcatcaaaatcaaaactgTACAAATTAAAAGACAAGGTAATCTGTCAGGAGAGTACCGTACTATCCCCTTTCGGAGATGTTTCCAGTAAGTTGTATATCACCGATGTTAATTTTAAGAGTTTGAGTCCGTTTGCCGAACAATTACAGGATTTGTCTCCAGCATCAACGTTCATTTCCGATAATCATCTATTTATCTTGACATTATCAGATCGGTTCAATGAAAATTCTGCCGCAAATCTCTGGAGATTGGAAGATGATAGCACTGATAAGTTTGAACAAATATCCCTTGGAACACAGATTCGTAAATCGCTAATGGACGTCAACGAAATAGATGGGAGAGCAATTATTACCATCTACCatagagaaagaaataagGATGGTGATAAtaatgatgacgaagataAATCTCCTTTCGAAGATATTTTTTCCGGTTCCATTGAAGCGTTGATTTCAGATTCATACGGTAAGAACTTCAGACATTTGAGTtttgatgaacaaaaagCTTCTTCGTTGACTTTATCGACGTCTATCTTTGTTAAGAAGACAATGTTCGCAACTTGGACCAATACTATGCGGGATTTTGgattttttgattttagaTCGAAGGTGTCATTTGATTTGGGCAATACGTGGAGTAAGCTCAAAGTAAGTGATCCCGAAGGTAAATGGAATTACAACTGCGATATCAATAGCGACTCCAATGACTGTGGTTTCCAAATGTTCATCGTTTATGGTGGAGGTGTGGAAGGTGATTCAGATATTTTCAGCCCTGGTATTATAGCCGCCATTGGTGATGTATATGAAGAAAATCCCTCTGGTGATTTCTTAAAAATGGGTACCTTTATTTCAAGAGACGATGGTTCGACCTGGGAAAAGGTACTCGATTTCCCGAGTAGAGTTGTAATGGGTGACTACGGTAATATCATTCTTGCAGTGCCGTTTGATCCAGAATCTGATAAAGACCCGCAGAGCGAATTCTACTTCTCCTTAGACCAAGGGAAAACATTCCAAGAGTACCAACTTGACAAATCGTTCTACCCAACTGAATTATTACCATCTGCTTTGGACGGATCCGGAAATTCATTCATGTTAGTCGGTACAATTATGTCTGAAGATTACCAGAATCTAGAGTCCGTGTCCTACGTCGTTGATTTCTCCGATGCATTCAAGGGTGCCAGCTGTAAAACTTCTGATATGGAAGATTGGTATTACTCTAACGGTCAATGTGTTGACGGTACTATTCTCAAATTCCGTAGAAGAAAGCAAGATGCTCAATGTCTAATTAAGACCACTTACAAAGATCTCACTTTCGAGGAAGAATTGTGTGGCTGTAGCGAACTAGACTACGAATGCGCTGATGATTTCTCCATCGATTCAGCTGGTAAATGCGTACcagatttttcaaaagcATCTCTCATGGAAAAATGTGAAAGTAAAAAGAGTATTCAATTGGAACCtaagaaaatatcaaaaacaacTAAATGTAAGAGACCACAAAATATCATAAAAGAGGAGATATCGTGCGCTGCTGTACCTGCCCCATCTAATGTAAAAGTTACCGAAAACAAATTTTCATCGATATTCAAATCGTATCAATACTTTGACACATTCGTACGGgaatcaattcttttcagGACAGACAAAAGTGAAGCATATGTGTCTCACGATGGTGGTCAAAATATAAAGCAAATTCAAACTGGCGGTGAAGATATTTTAGAGATTAATTTCAACCCCTTCTTCAACTCATCTGCATATCTATTTGgtaaaaacaaaaacttaTTCGCAACACATGATTACGGGCTTTCATTTAAAGTTACCGAGCTTCCTGCAGGAAGACAGTTGGGTTTCCCATTATCCTTCCATGCTAAAGATATTCAGACTTTCATTTACTACGGCGGTGAAAGTTGCGAGTCTTTTTTCGATCCTAACTGCCATGCTGTAGCATACATTACTAGAGATGGAGGGGCATCTTTCGAAAAGCTTTTGGAAGGAGCCTCAAATTGTGAATTCTTGGAGTCAGCTGTAGAAAGTCCAAGAGTAGAAAACGGCATTGTTTGTATGGTAAAAGACAAATCTACCGGTGCAAGAAGTTACGTGTCCTCTACAGACTATTTCAAAACCCAAACAGTTCTCTATTCTGATATTTTAGGATTCATGTCCACTGGTGGCTATATTGTAGTAGCAGTGTCGCATGGTGAACGTCAACTACGTGCATACCTAACCATAGATGGTGTGGAATATTCAGAAGCAGTTTTACCTGCAGACCTTGATTCTTATGAACAAAAAGCCTTCACAGTCCTTGGATCACAGGAAGGAGCAATATTCATGCATATGACGACTAACCTTGATAAGAATGAAGAATTCGGAGCATTACTAAAGTCTAATACCGAAGGTACATCTTTTGTCATTTTAGAAAGAGCAGTCAACAGAAACAGCTTTGgctttgttgattttgaaaaaattcaagGTCTTGAAGGGATAATATTGATCAACACTGTTGCAAATGCGAAGGAAATAGTTGAAAGCAAAGATAAAACTTCacagaagaaattaaaaactAAAATAACCTTCAATGATGGTGCTGATTGGACGTACATCAAGCCACCATCTGTGGATTCTGAAGGTAAAAAGTATAATTGCAACCCAAAAAACCTAGAAAAGTGTTCCTTAAACCTTCATGGATTCACAGAACGAAAAGATGTTAGGGATACATATTCTTCTGGCTCAGCTATTGGCTATATGTTTGCCTTGGGTAATGTTGGAGAATATTTGACTCCGGTGAGCGAAGCATCTACTTTTATGACCAACGATGGCGGTATATCTTGGTCTGAGGTAAAGAAAGGGTCTTATCAATGGGAGTATGGTGATCACGGAAGTGTGTTGGTGCTTGTCAAAGATAACGAACCAACTGATACAGTCAGCTACTCCATAAACGGTGGAAAGACTTGGAAAGACTACCAGTTCGCTTCAGAAAAGATAAATGTATATGATTTGGTCACTGTCCCAAGAGACTCTGCAATGAGATTCTTAGTAATTGGATCCTCAGTAAATGTTCGTGGCgaagaaacaagaactTATACGTTGGACTTTGTGGACATGTTTTCACGTCAATGTCAATATTCGAAAGATGATCTAAAAGATTTCgaatatatttcattaaGTCACCCTAACACCAAGGAGTGCTTGTTTGGACACAAGGCAAAATATTTACGTAAAAAGTCTGACGATTGTTATGTCGGCATGGCACCTCTCGAAGATAAATTTAGGATTTTTGCAAACTGTTCCTGTACCAGAAATGACTATGAATGTGATTATAATTTCATGCGTGTGTCTGATGGTACTTGCAAGTTAATCGATGGCTTAAAACCAGCAGATCCTAAAGACATCTGCTCCAAAGACAATTCCTTAATCGAATACTTCGAACCAACTGGCTATAGAAAGATCGCTCTTTCTACCTGCAATGGCGGATTGATGCTCGCTAACTCTGATAGTCCTCACCCTTGTCCaggaaaagagaaagagttCAAAGAGAAGTATAAAGTAAACCATACATCATTCTTAGCAATATGGATCTTTGCTGTTCTGATATTCACTGGCATGCTGTCATTCATTTATTATAGAGGTATAAAGAGGAATGGTGGGTTTGCTCGTTTCGGTGAAATTAGATTAGGAGATGATGACCTCATAGAAGAGAACAATACCGATAGAGCTGTAAACACAGTTCTTAGAAACGGAGTGTTCCTCTTCTCTAATGTTTACACCGGTCTTCAATATTTCGGACACCAAGTGGggaatttcttcaagagaGGCTTAAGCAGATTTGGAAACACAACAGGTCCAAGTTATCAATCCCTCTTACACGATCAATTTTTAGATGACGCAGATGATTTACTTGTTGGACACGATGAAGATGCTGACGATCTTGCAAGTTTCATCGAGAATGAGGGTAATTTTGAAATCGGTAACGACGAAGAAGTTGACCTCTCATCTGATACACCAACCCATGCACCATATTCTGATAACCCAGAGGAAGCGAATCCTCATGAGTCAACTTAA